A window of the Geothermobacter hydrogeniphilus genome harbors these coding sequences:
- a CDS encoding ABC transporter ATP-binding protein, with translation MIGISGLCKYFHRGSVNEVLALGGIDLQVRRGDFITVVGSNGAGKSTLLNCLAGSYPIDGGRIVIDDCDVTSWPEHRRARLISRVFQDPLKGTCGSLSIEQNLALAARRGRPHGLGLGVRRRDRDVFRRQLAQLGLGLEERLKDQVGLLSGGQRQALTLLMATLVRPQILLLDEHTAALDPKTALQVLELTEKMVAELHLTALMVTHNMRQALQLGNRLIMLHGGRVILDISGEEKGRMTVEGLLQRFYAVRGETFDSDRMLLV, from the coding sequence ATGATCGGCATCAGCGGATTGTGCAAATATTTTCACCGCGGCAGCGTCAACGAGGTGCTGGCCCTCGGCGGCATCGATCTGCAGGTGCGGCGCGGTGATTTCATCACCGTGGTCGGCTCCAACGGCGCCGGCAAGAGCACCCTGCTCAACTGTCTGGCCGGCAGTTATCCGATTGACGGCGGGAGGATCGTTATTGATGACTGTGATGTCACCTCCTGGCCGGAACATCGCCGGGCCCGGTTGATCAGCCGGGTTTTTCAGGACCCGCTGAAAGGGACCTGCGGCAGTCTCTCCATCGAGCAGAATCTGGCCCTGGCCGCCCGGAGGGGACGACCGCATGGTCTCGGCCTGGGAGTGAGGCGTCGTGACCGTGACGTTTTTCGCCGCCAGTTGGCTCAACTCGGTCTTGGTCTTGAAGAGCGGCTCAAGGACCAGGTCGGACTGCTTTCCGGTGGCCAGCGACAGGCCCTGACCCTGCTGATGGCCACCCTGGTGCGGCCGCAGATCCTGCTGCTCGATGAGCATACCGCCGCCCTCGATCCGAAGACCGCGTTGCAGGTTCTGGAGTTGACCGAAAAAATGGTTGCTGAACTGCACCTGACGGCGTTGATGGTCACGCACAACATGCGCCAGGCGCTGCAGCTCGGCAACCGGCTGATCATGCTCCATGGCGGGCGGGTTATTCTTGATATTTCGGGGGAGGAGAAGGGCCGGATGACGGTGGAGGGGTTGCTGCAGAGATTTTACGCCGTTCGCGGGGAGACTTTCGATTCAGACCGGATGCTGCTGGTATGA
- the otsB gene encoding trehalose-phosphatase, translating into MSEIPTDGLPADFWPRVEHAPQRLLMLDYDGTLAPFVPDRDRAFPYPGIRELLSELLVLQRTRLVIVTGRAVADMPPLLQLEPLPEIWGCHGWERRLAGGDIRRVELPVSVEGCLQRAWSRAVKAGIEDHLERKPASLAIHWRGLDEARKARLEDVASREWASLAADNDLQLHPFDGGLELRCPGRTKGDAVRELRAESPPGTLAVYLGDDLTDEDAFAALGEGDVGILVREQPRASRASCRLRPPDQLLEFLRTWLRVCRHGG; encoded by the coding sequence TTGTCCGAGATACCGACCGACGGGTTGCCCGCTGATTTCTGGCCGCGGGTTGAACACGCTCCGCAACGATTGCTGATGCTTGATTATGACGGCACCCTGGCGCCGTTTGTGCCCGACCGGGATCGGGCTTTTCCCTATCCCGGGATTCGGGAACTGCTGTCCGAACTGCTGGTTCTGCAGCGGACTCGGCTGGTGATCGTCACCGGGCGGGCGGTGGCCGACATGCCGCCGCTGCTGCAGCTTGAGCCGCTGCCGGAGATCTGGGGTTGTCACGGCTGGGAGCGGCGCCTGGCGGGCGGGGACATCCGCCGGGTTGAACTGCCGGTGAGTGTTGAAGGTTGCCTGCAGCGGGCCTGGAGCCGGGCCGTCAAGGCCGGGATCGAAGATCACCTAGAGCGCAAGCCGGCCTCGCTGGCGATCCACTGGCGGGGACTCGATGAGGCGCGCAAAGCGCGGCTGGAGGACGTCGCCAGCCGCGAGTGGGCATCTCTGGCGGCGGACAACGACCTGCAGCTGCACCCCTTTGACGGTGGCCTGGAGCTGCGCTGTCCGGGCCGGACCAAGGGGGACGCGGTGCGGGAATTGCGTGCCGAATCACCGCCGGGAACCCTGGCGGTCTATCTCGGCGACGACCTGACCGACGAGGATGCCTTTGCCGCCCTGGGCGAGGGGGATGTCGGCATCCTGGTGCGCGAACAGCCGCGCGCCAGTCGGGCGTCGTGCCGGCTGCGGCCGCCGGATCAGTTGCTTGAATTTCTGCGGACCTGGCTCAGGGTCTGCCGCCATGGAGGGTGA
- a CDS encoding alpha,alpha-trehalose-phosphate synthase (UDP-forming): protein MMTSGQRLLVVSNRLPIVLRRDEDRWQVSAGAGGLVTALAPVIKANKGLWVGWPGCGDEAPVEPLLDQFGEAEGYQLASVPLSQQEVDRFYLGFSNETPWPLFHDMLGQCRFSTENWRSYQQVNRRFAEVVAGRADENDLIWVQDYQLALVGEELRRLGVRQALGYFLHIPFPSPDLLRRLPWKQELLRGLLAYDLIGFQTLRDRRNFVNSANMLLPEVEVIGRRRSHSLLRYGDRVIKAGHFPISIDSREFENRARTHEVDEAAWFLHEKLAGRQLILGIDRLDYTKGLPQRFLAFERALELDPALVGHCSLLQVVVPSRTLVPEYRDLKELLDRESGRINSRFSEAGWVPIHYHYRSLDPVQLLAHYRTCEIALITPLRDGMNLVAKEYCACSLDNNGVLILSEFAGAADQMGNAALLVNPYDVDGTAEAICHAFHMPLEERQQRMRRLRGDLRRNDVHRWVGQFLKALRGHMHG, encoded by the coding sequence ATGATGACATCGGGACAGAGGCTGCTGGTGGTTTCCAATCGACTGCCGATCGTTCTTCGCCGGGACGAGGATCGCTGGCAGGTCAGTGCCGGCGCAGGTGGTCTGGTGACCGCCCTGGCGCCGGTCATCAAGGCCAACAAGGGCCTCTGGGTCGGCTGGCCGGGCTGTGGTGACGAGGCGCCGGTCGAACCGCTGCTTGACCAGTTCGGCGAGGCCGAGGGCTATCAACTGGCATCCGTGCCTCTCAGCCAGCAGGAGGTTGACAGGTTCTACCTCGGTTTTTCCAATGAAACTCCCTGGCCGCTGTTTCACGATATGCTCGGCCAGTGCCGCTTCTCGACCGAAAACTGGCGGTCCTACCAGCAGGTCAACCGGCGCTTTGCTGAAGTCGTTGCCGGGCGGGCCGACGAGAATGACCTGATCTGGGTCCAGGACTACCAGCTGGCCCTGGTCGGGGAGGAACTGCGGCGTCTCGGGGTGCGGCAGGCGCTCGGCTATTTCCTGCACATCCCCTTTCCGTCACCCGATCTGCTGCGCCGGCTGCCGTGGAAGCAGGAACTGCTGCGCGGCCTGCTGGCCTACGACCTGATCGGTTTCCAGACCCTGCGCGACCGACGTAACTTCGTCAACAGTGCCAACATGCTGTTGCCGGAAGTCGAGGTAATCGGCCGCCGCCGATCCCACTCGTTGCTGCGTTACGGTGACCGGGTGATCAAGGCGGGTCATTTCCCGATCAGTATTGACAGCCGTGAATTTGAAAACCGGGCCCGCACCCACGAGGTGGACGAGGCCGCCTGGTTCCTGCATGAAAAGCTGGCGGGGCGGCAGCTGATTCTCGGCATCGACCGGCTCGACTATACCAAGGGGCTGCCGCAGCGGTTTCTCGCTTTTGAGCGGGCGCTGGAACTTGATCCGGCGCTGGTGGGACATTGTTCGTTGCTGCAGGTGGTGGTTCCGAGCCGGACGCTGGTGCCGGAATATCGTGATCTCAAGGAACTTCTCGATCGCGAATCCGGGCGAATCAACAGTCGTTTTTCCGAGGCCGGCTGGGTGCCGATCCATTACCATTACCGCTCCCTCGACCCGGTGCAGCTGCTGGCCCATTATCGCACCTGTGAAATCGCCCTGATCACCCCGTTGCGGGACGGCATGAACCTGGTGGCGAAGGAATACTGTGCCTGTTCCCTTGACAACAACGGAGTGCTGATCCTCAGTGAATTCGCCGGGGCCGCCGATCAGATGGGCAATGCCGCGCTGCTGGTCAACCCCTACGACGTCGACGGCACCGCCGAGGCGATCTGCCATGCCTTTCACATGCCGCTCGAAGAGCGCCAGCAGCGGATGCGGCGGCTGCGCGGCGACCTGCGCCGCAACGACGTGCATCGCTGGGTCGGCCAGTTCCTGAAGGCATTGCGTGGCCACATGCATGGTTGA
- the aroF gene encoding 3-deoxy-7-phosphoheptulonate synthase, with translation MIIVMKSGAGRQELAEVKKRIRELGYKPHVIHGATRNVVGAVGDERGKAVLQSLQSLSGVDNVVPILKPFKLASREVKPEPSLVEIVPGLSVGGDEFIVMAGPCSVESEAQILQSAHAVKAAGARLLRGGAFKPRTSPYSFQGLEEEGLKLLAAAREETGLPIVTEVVNPRDVELVARYADVMQVGARNVQNFALLKMLGQLDKPILLKRGMATTIQEYLMSAEYILSEGNRRVILCERGIRTFETATRNTLDISAVPVLKSQTHLPVIVDPSHATGHARLIAPMSYAAVAAGADGLIVEVHPRPEEAASDGPQSLKPADFAAMMKKLAAYAEVAERSLATGD, from the coding sequence ATGATTATCGTCATGAAGTCGGGTGCCGGCAGGCAGGAACTGGCCGAGGTCAAGAAACGGATTCGTGAACTCGGCTACAAGCCGCACGTTATCCATGGCGCGACCCGCAATGTGGTCGGCGCCGTCGGCGACGAGCGCGGCAAGGCGGTGCTGCAGTCGCTGCAGTCGCTGTCCGGGGTCGATAACGTGGTGCCGATCCTCAAGCCCTTCAAGCTTGCCAGCCGCGAAGTCAAGCCGGAACCGAGCCTGGTGGAGATCGTTCCCGGCCTGAGCGTCGGCGGGGATGAGTTCATCGTCATGGCCGGGCCCTGCTCGGTCGAGAGTGAGGCGCAGATCCTGCAGAGCGCGCATGCCGTCAAGGCGGCCGGGGCCAGGCTGCTGCGCGGCGGCGCCTTCAAACCGCGCACCTCTCCCTATTCTTTCCAGGGTCTGGAGGAAGAGGGGCTCAAGCTGCTGGCCGCGGCGCGTGAGGAAACCGGCCTGCCGATCGTCACCGAGGTGGTCAATCCGCGTGATGTCGAACTGGTCGCCCGCTACGCGGATGTGATGCAGGTCGGGGCCCGCAACGTGCAGAACTTCGCCCTGCTGAAGATGCTCGGCCAGCTCGACAAGCCGATTCTGCTCAAACGGGGGATGGCGACCACCATCCAGGAGTACCTGATGAGCGCCGAGTACATTCTCTCCGAGGGCAACCGGCGGGTGATTCTCTGTGAGCGCGGCATCCGCACCTTCGAGACCGCGACCCGCAACACCCTCGATATCTCGGCGGTGCCGGTCCTCAAGAGCCAGACCCATCTGCCGGTGATTGTCGATCCCTCGCACGCCACCGGCCATGCCCGGCTGATCGCGCCGATGAGCTATGCGGCGGTGGCGGCCGGAGCCGACGGGCTGATCGTCGAGGTCCATCCGCGTCCCGAGGAGGCGGCCAGCGACGGTCCGCAGTCGTTGAAACCGGCTGATTTCGCCGCGATGATGAAAAAACTGGCCGCCTATGCCGAGGTGGCCGAACGCTCCCTGGCGACAGGGGACTGA
- a CDS encoding DUF1015 domain-containing protein encodes MNFPAIGLRAPQILLPQDNVDLARWAVIACDQYTSQPDYWQQVAEQVGESPSTLKLTFPEVYLEQPDKAERIRAINKTMRDYLDQGVLRPLPEGFVLVDRRTSQVPSRKGLMVALDLEQYDYRPGSGSLIRATEGTILDRLPPRIQVREQACLELPHIMVLIDDPGQTVIEPLFKEQLPPLYDFELMAGGGHLRGWQVSEQRLLRQVADALAALAEPKAFAARYQVENQSPLLYAMGDGNHSFATAKAIWEQLKAEASDPAAIMDHPARWALVELVNLHDPGLEFEAIHRVLFGIETTQLLVRMEAYYRQFGCGFVWQELDSVEAVMAEVDQEVKEGVHRLPLIAGGRCGVVEIGRPASNLAVGTLQAFLDQLAAQEDVRIDYIHGADVVTELGSRPGNAGFYLPAISKFELFRTIILDGALPRKTFSMGEADEKRFYLECRKIKQD; translated from the coding sequence ATGAATTTTCCCGCTATCGGGCTGCGCGCCCCGCAGATCCTGCTGCCGCAGGACAATGTTGACCTGGCCAGGTGGGCGGTCATCGCCTGTGACCAGTACACCTCGCAGCCCGACTACTGGCAACAGGTCGCGGAACAGGTCGGCGAGTCTCCGTCGACGCTGAAGCTGACCTTTCCCGAGGTCTACCTTGAGCAGCCGGACAAGGCGGAACGGATCCGTGCCATCAACAAGACAATGCGCGACTACCTTGACCAGGGGGTGCTGCGTCCGTTGCCGGAAGGCTTTGTGCTGGTTGATCGCCGTACCTCGCAGGTGCCGTCACGCAAGGGGCTGATGGTGGCCCTTGATCTTGAGCAGTACGATTACCGGCCCGGTTCCGGCAGCCTGATCCGTGCCACCGAGGGAACCATTCTCGATCGGTTGCCGCCGCGCATCCAGGTGCGGGAACAGGCCTGTCTGGAGTTGCCGCACATCATGGTGCTGATTGACGATCCCGGGCAGACGGTGATCGAACCGCTGTTCAAAGAGCAGCTGCCGCCGCTGTATGATTTCGAACTGATGGCCGGCGGCGGTCACCTGCGCGGCTGGCAGGTCAGTGAACAACGACTGCTGCGGCAGGTTGCCGATGCTCTCGCCGCCCTGGCGGAACCGAAAGCTTTTGCCGCGCGTTACCAGGTCGAAAACCAGTCGCCGCTGCTGTACGCCATGGGGGACGGCAACCATTCCTTCGCCACCGCCAAGGCGATCTGGGAGCAGCTCAAGGCCGAGGCTTCCGATCCGGCCGCGATCATGGATCATCCCGCCCGCTGGGCCCTGGTCGAGCTGGTCAACCTGCATGATCCCGGTCTCGAATTCGAAGCCATCCACCGGGTGCTGTTCGGTATCGAGACGACGCAGCTGCTGGTGCGGATGGAGGCTTATTATCGGCAGTTCGGCTGCGGCTTCGTCTGGCAGGAGCTGGATTCGGTCGAGGCGGTCATGGCTGAAGTTGATCAGGAGGTCAAGGAGGGTGTTCACCGGCTGCCGCTGATTGCCGGCGGCCGCTGCGGAGTGGTTGAGATCGGCCGACCGGCCAGCAACCTGGCGGTCGGCACGCTTCAGGCGTTTCTGGACCAGCTGGCGGCGCAGGAGGATGTCCGCATCGATTACATTCACGGTGCCGACGTGGTCACGGAACTCGGCAGCCGACCGGGCAACGCCGGGTTTTATCTGCCGGCGATTTCCAAGTTCGAACTCTTCCGGACGATCATCCTCGACGGCGCCCTGCCGCGCAAGACCTTCTCCATGGGCGAGGCCGACGAGAAGCGGTTCTATCTGGAGTGCCGGAAGATCAAACAGGATTGA
- the serC gene encoding 3-phosphoserine/phosphohydroxythreonine transaminase — protein MSQVWNFGAGPAMLPPPVMERIREEWLDFGGMGVSLVEISHRSREFQAVLDEAKDLFRELTGLPENYRILFIHGGARMQFAALPMNLAGRSPSRTCLYVESGNFAKIANRDAVPYADVRVIASSADCSYARLPEVDPEKIDPQAAYLHLTSNNTVFGTQWQQFPDSGDVPLVTDQTSEILGRRLDFSRFGLVYAGLQKNLGPAGMALVVVRDDLLGSADEKTPLLLNYTRAAEDDSLTNTTNTFAIYVVKLVLEWMRQQGGLDVIEARNRQKAARLYRVIDAGDFYRGCAAVEHRSIMNVTFTLPTPELEAAFLAEAGAAGLYALKGHRALGGVRASIYNPMPLDGVEALAQFMEEFARRNG, from the coding sequence ATGTCTCAGGTATGGAATTTCGGTGCCGGGCCGGCGATGCTGCCGCCGCCGGTGATGGAGCGCATCCGCGAGGAATGGCTTGATTTCGGCGGCATGGGCGTTTCGTTGGTCGAGATCAGCCATCGCAGCAGGGAGTTTCAGGCGGTTCTCGACGAGGCCAAGGATCTGTTTCGCGAACTGACCGGCTTGCCGGAGAATTACCGCATCCTGTTCATCCACGGCGGGGCGCGGATGCAGTTTGCTGCCCTGCCGATGAACCTGGCCGGACGCAGCCCCTCGCGTACCTGTCTCTATGTCGAAAGCGGCAATTTCGCCAAAATCGCCAATCGCGACGCTGTTCCCTACGCCGATGTCCGGGTGATCGCCAGCAGCGCCGACTGCAGTTATGCCCGCCTGCCCGAAGTCGATCCGGAGAAGATCGATCCGCAGGCCGCCTACCTGCATCTGACCAGTAACAATACCGTGTTCGGCACCCAGTGGCAGCAGTTTCCCGATTCCGGCGACGTGCCGCTGGTGACCGACCAGACCTCGGAAATTCTTGGTCGACGGCTTGATTTCAGCCGTTTCGGCCTGGTCTATGCCGGGTTGCAGAAGAATCTCGGTCCCGCGGGGATGGCCCTGGTGGTGGTACGCGACGACCTGCTCGGCAGTGCCGATGAAAAGACCCCGCTGCTGCTCAACTACACGCGCGCCGCTGAGGATGATTCGCTGACCAATACCACCAATACCTTTGCCATCTACGTGGTCAAGCTGGTGCTGGAATGGATGCGGCAGCAGGGCGGCCTCGATGTCATCGAGGCGCGCAACCGGCAGAAGGCCGCCCGGCTCTACCGGGTGATCGATGCGGGGGATTTTTACCGTGGCTGCGCCGCTGTCGAGCATCGTTCGATCATGAATGTCACCTTCACCCTGCCGACGCCGGAGCTGGAAGCCGCTTTCCTGGCCGAGGCCGGAGCCGCCGGGCTCTATGCTCTCAAGGGTCATCGTGCCCTGGGCGGGGTACGCGCCTCGATCTACAACCCCATGCCGCTGGACGGGGTCGAGGCACTGGCGCAGTTCATGGAAGAGTTTGCCCGCAGGAACGGTTAG
- a CDS encoding PaaI family thioesterase, translated as MPMPPVDLSGEANWTEFDAPSLVGASLRFVSGEPEGDRYRVRYYRNADGALRARIWFGPETEGPPGHAHGGSMAAVMDEVLGLAAWAAGYPIVVGNLNVDFRNLLPLQQVVTVESEILSTSGRKVMVRGRICKGDTVYAEADCLCITIPEQAAAELAGKH; from the coding sequence ATGCCCATGCCCCCTGTTGACTTAAGTGGTGAAGCAAACTGGACCGAGTTCGATGCCCCCTCGCTGGTCGGCGCCTCGCTGCGTTTCGTCTCCGGTGAGCCTGAGGGAGACCGTTACCGGGTCCGTTATTATCGCAATGCCGACGGCGCGCTGCGGGCGCGGATCTGGTTCGGCCCCGAAACCGAGGGACCTCCCGGTCATGCCCATGGCGGCAGTATGGCGGCGGTGATGGACGAGGTCCTCGGGCTGGCGGCCTGGGCGGCCGGTTACCCGATTGTGGTCGGTAATCTCAATGTCGATTTCCGCAACCTGCTGCCGCTGCAGCAGGTGGTCACGGTCGAGAGCGAGATTCTCTCCACGTCCGGACGCAAGGTCATGGTGCGCGGCCGGATCTGCAAGGGTGACACGGTCTATGCCGAGGCCGACTGTCTCTGCATCACCATCCCCGAACAGGCCGCCGCGGAGCTCGCCGGCAAGCATTGA
- the serA gene encoding phosphoglycerate dehydrogenase, with the protein MKVIVTDEVSDSGLQLLEEDPRVSVDVRLKLSAEELRAQIGAYDAIITRSGTRVDRALLEAGENLKIVARAGVGVDSVDIDAASERGIIVVNAPTGNTNSAAEHTFALLLSLCRNVTVANDNLKSGDWQRAPFTGHELRGKTLGIIGMGKVGGRVARRARAFEMDVVVYDPYISEKRAEDFGVRLVQLDDLLRLADIITVHTPLNEETKGMIGPAQFERMKDGVLIVNCARGGIYVEEATLQALESGKVIGAAFDVWSQEPPDSDTLKKLIAHPKMVVTPHLGANTFEAQKNVAIDVCQEILAYLDGKPLTNAINIPRFDPDLMEHMKPFMALASTIGNFISQLAPPNPRKVTFTYSGQLARYDCTPLTVCGLAALLNRHTEREVNLVNASLIAREMGIEVEAVRTTETESYSNVVSLALETPTGKRVIAGTLFEGRPKIVKMRNFDTDFRPEEHMLVLSYQDRPGLIGKIGTLLGDAGVNIGNMNLGRREKGGEALVVFSTDSRVDEATIAEITAAIQPDYIRAVTLPK; encoded by the coding sequence ATGAAGGTCATTGTTACCGATGAAGTGTCCGACAGCGGTCTGCAGCTGCTGGAGGAGGACCCCCGGGTCAGTGTCGATGTCCGGCTGAAGCTGTCGGCCGAAGAACTTCGTGCGCAGATCGGCGCTTATGACGCCATCATCACCCGCAGCGGTACCCGGGTCGACCGGGCTCTGCTCGAAGCCGGCGAAAACCTGAAGATTGTCGCCCGTGCCGGGGTCGGTGTTGACAGCGTCGATATCGACGCCGCCAGCGAGCGTGGGATCATCGTTGTCAACGCTCCGACCGGCAACACCAACTCGGCGGCGGAACACACCTTCGCGCTGCTGCTCAGCCTCTGCCGCAATGTCACCGTGGCCAATGACAACCTCAAGAGCGGCGACTGGCAGCGGGCGCCCTTCACCGGGCATGAACTGCGCGGCAAGACCCTCGGCATCATCGGCATGGGCAAGGTCGGCGGCCGCGTCGCCCGTCGCGCCCGGGCGTTCGAGATGGATGTGGTGGTCTACGATCCCTATATCTCCGAAAAGCGCGCCGAGGATTTCGGCGTCAGGCTGGTGCAGCTCGATGACCTGCTGCGGTTGGCCGATATCATTACCGTGCATACGCCGCTCAATGAAGAGACAAAGGGGATGATCGGCCCGGCGCAGTTCGAGCGGATGAAGGACGGAGTGCTGATCGTCAATTGCGCGCGCGGCGGCATCTACGTCGAGGAGGCAACCCTGCAGGCGCTTGAAAGCGGCAAGGTGATCGGCGCCGCCTTCGATGTCTGGAGCCAGGAGCCGCCCGACAGCGACACCCTGAAGAAGCTGATCGCGCACCCGAAGATGGTCGTGACGCCGCATCTCGGCGCCAACACCTTCGAGGCGCAGAAGAATGTCGCCATCGATGTCTGCCAGGAAATCCTCGCCTATCTCGACGGCAAGCCGCTGACCAACGCCATCAATATTCCGCGTTTCGATCCCGATCTGATGGAGCACATGAAGCCCTTCATGGCGCTCGCCTCGACCATCGGCAACTTCATTTCGCAGCTGGCGCCGCCCAATCCGCGCAAGGTCACCTTCACCTACAGCGGGCAACTGGCACGTTACGACTGCACTCCTCTCACCGTCTGCGGCCTGGCGGCGCTGCTCAACCGCCACACCGAGCGCGAGGTCAACCTGGTCAACGCCAGCCTGATCGCCCGCGAGATGGGCATCGAGGTGGAAGCGGTGCGGACCACCGAGACCGAATCCTATTCCAATGTTGTCAGCCTGGCGCTGGAAACCCCGACCGGCAAGCGGGTGATCGCCGGGACTCTCTTCGAGGGACGACCGAAGATCGTCAAGATGCGCAATTTCGATACCGATTTCCGCCCCGAAGAGCATATGCTGGTTCTCAGTTACCAGGACCGTCCGGGGCTGATCGGCAAGATCGGCACCCTGCTCGGCGATGCGGGGGTCAATATCGGCAACATGAATCTCGGTCGTCGTGAAAAGGGCGGCGAGGCGCTGGTGGTTTTTTCCACCGACTCACGGGTGGATGAGGCAACGATC